Proteins from a genomic interval of Stigmatopora nigra isolate UIUO_SnigA chromosome 19, RoL_Snig_1.1, whole genome shotgun sequence:
- the gabrb2b gene encoding gamma-aminobutyric acid receptor subunit beta-2: protein MAVLRRRWWFCVGVFPLVLAVVCAQSVGVNDPSNMPLVKETVDRLLKGYDIRLRPDFGGAPVGVGMNIDIASIDMVSEVNMDYTLTMYFQQAWRDKRLSYSEIPLNLTLDNRVADQLWVPDTYFLNDKKSFVHGVTVKNRMIRLHPDGTVLYGLRITTTAACMMDLRRYPLDEQNCTLEIESYGYTTDDIEFYWRGGNNAVTGVDKIELPQFSIVDHKLISKNVVFSTGSYPRLSLSFKLKRNIGYFILQTYMPSILITILSWVSFWINYDASAARVALGITTVLTMTTINTHLRETLPKIPYVKAIDMYLMGCFVFVFLALLEYALVNYIFFGRGPQRQKRAAEKTAIANNEKMRMDPNKWLVGSVVGRDDTLYARMKQRDLDGHDSMWEPIFMDDAGIGLGEQKNKMDPHENILLSTLDIKNDMGISELALGLNDPRNTMLTYDSSTLQYRKAGLARHNFGRNTLERHMTKKSRLRRRTSQLKINIPDLTDVNSIDKWSRMIFPTVFSFFNIIYWLYYVN, encoded by the exons ATGGCGGTGTTAAGAAGAAGATGGTGGTTTTGCGTCGGGGTGTTCCCCCTCGTACTGGCCGTGGTTTGCGCGCAGAG TGTCGGTGTAAATGATCCGAGCAATATGCCTTTGGTTAAAGAGACAGTGGATAGGCTGTTGAAAGGTTATGATATACGACTGAGGCCAGATTTCGGAG GTGCACCAGTGGGAGTGGGTATGAATATAGACATCGCCAGCATTGACATGGTGTCAGAAGTCAATATG GACTACACTCTGACCATGTATTTCCAGCAGGCCTGGCGAGATAAGCGCTTGTCCTATTCGGAGATTCCCCTCAACCTGACCTTAGATAACCGTGTGGCAGACCAGCTGTGGGTGCCTGACACCTACTTCCTCAATGACAAGAAGTCTTTCGTCCACGGTGTCACTGTGAAGAACAGAATGATCCGTCTGCACCCCGATGGCACTGTGCTTTATGGTCTAAG GATCACCACCACTGCTGCTTGTATGATGGACCTTCGAAGATATCCACTGGATGAGCAAAACTGCACCCTGGAGATTGAAAGTT ATGGTTACACAACAGATGACATTGAGTTCTATTGGCGAGGAGGCAACAATGCCGTAACCGGCGTGGACAAGATTGAACTGCCACAGTTCTCTATTGTCGATCACAAGCTCATCTCTAAGAATGTTGTCTTCTCGACAG GATCTTATCCACGTCTGTCTTTAAGTTTTAAATTGAAGCGAAATATTGGATATTTCATCCTTCAAACATACATGCCTTCAATCCTTATCACCATTCTCTCCTGGGTGTCTTTTTGGATCAACTACGATGCATCTGCTGCCAGGGTTGCTCTCG GTATTACGACTGTGCTGACCATGACTACAATCAATACGCATCTGAGAGAAACTCTTCCCAAAATCCCCTATGTCAAAGCTATTGACATGTACCTTATGGGTTGCTTCGTCTTTGTCTTTCTGGCTTTACTGGAGTACGCGTTGGTCAACTACATCTTTTTTGGACGAGGCCCACAGCGTCAGAAGAGGGCAGCTGAGAAGACCGCTATAGCCAACAATGAAAAGATGCGAATGGATCCAAACAAG TGGCTTGTGGGTAGTGTGGTTGGCCGAGATGACACCTTATATGCCCGGATGAAACAAAGAGATCTCGATGGTCATGATTCAATGTGGGAACCAATCTTTATGGATGATGCAGGCATTGGACTTGGGgagcaaaaaaataag ATGGACCCACATGAAAATATCTTGCTGAGTACTTTAGATATCAAGAACGACATGGGAATTTCAGAGCTGGCTTTGGGACTGAATGACCCTCGGAACACCATGTTAACGTACGACAGCTCCACCTTGCAATACCGTAAAGCAGGACTAGCCCGCCACAACTTTGGCCGAAACACACTAGAGCGTCACATGACGAAGAAAAGTCGACTAAGGAGGCGCACTTCGCAGCTCAAGATTAATATTCCAGACTTGACTGATGTCAACTCCATAGACAAATGGTCGCGGATGATCTTCCCAACAGTTTTCtcatttttcaacattatttaTTGGCTTTATTATGTCAATTAA